Proteins found in one Drosophila busckii strain San Diego stock center, stock number 13000-0081.31 chromosome 2R, ASM1175060v1, whole genome shotgun sequence genomic segment:
- the LOC108595063 gene encoding protein eiger isoform X2: MTAETLKPFITPTSAVNNFPAKQPASVTHSQRRSKQLIPIVLSSIGVLLVIGIFSLTIWQTTRVKQLENNLNSLQREVNSLRQRLGINYLEDLAEFQKEYANLLIHDPSKLDDIESEDDDLEYEAGMDDVDDEDDEDGGNENTDYDEYLDLVKQEKASTQQTTLQTSTDENEAVGSTSSASNDDNVFDDFTSYNESKRKRKERKSRSIAELSHELHNNKLTELKLNKTEQTAETAAAQTHAKKSRQRSRQSRNQRLLIRKTKSIDSNAMTTSSPAAHFHLNRKLSHHEAPIKMHSYQGDMYIGQATASSENQWEQHFSVNNGVLTVLQPGLYYIYAQICYNNTHDQNGFIIFHGQNAFLQCLNTVPTNMPQKVHTCHTSGLIQLQQNESIHLRDIHRDRNVMLREDNNRSYFGIIKV; this comes from the exons ATGACGGCGGAGACACTTAAACCGTTTATAACACCAACGAGTGCCGTTAATAATTtcccagccaagcagccagcaaGCGTAACGCACTCCCAGCGCAGGAGCAAGCAGCTCATACCCATTGTGCTCAGCAGCATTGGCGTGCTGCTGGTCATAGGCATCTTTAGCCTAACG ATCTGGCAGACAACACGCGTCAAACAGCTGGAGAATAATCTAAATAGTCTGCAGCGGGAGGTGAATAGTTTACGACAAAGATTGGGCATTAATTATCTGGAGGATTTAGCTGAATTCCAAAAGGAG taCGCCAACTTGCTCATACATGATCCCAGCAAACTGGACGACATTGAGAGCGAGGACGATGACCTAGAGTATGAGGCGGGCATGGATGATGTTGATGACGAGGACGATGAAGATGGTGGCAATGAGAATACCGATTATGATGAATACTTGGATTTGGTCAAGCAGGAAAAGGCAAGCACACAGCAGACTACACTGCAGACCAGCACGGATGAGAACGAGGCTGTGGGATCCACTTCATCAGCTTCGAATGATGATAATGTGTTTGATGATTTCACCAGCTACAATGAATCCAAAAGGAAACGTAAAGAAAG AAAATCTCGCTCTATTGCTGAGCTAAGTCATGAGCTGCATAACAATAAGCTGACTGAGCTGAAGCTGAACAAAACCGAGCAAAC TGCCGAGACTGCAGCAGCCCAGACACATGCTAAGAAATCTCGTCAACGCAGTCGTCAGAGCCGCAATCAGCGTCTGCTCATACGCAAAA CGAAATCCATTGATTCAAATGCTATGACGACAAGCAGCCCCGCCgcacattttcatttgaatcGCAAATTGTCGCATCATGAAGCtccaataaaaatgcatt CTTATCAAGGTGATATGTATATTGGCCAGGCTACCGCCAGCAGCGAAAATCAGTGGGAGCAACACTTTAGCGTCAACAATGGAGTGCTCACTGTACTGCAGCCTGGACTTTACTACATCTATGCGCAGATCTGTTACAACAACACGCACGATCAGAACGGCTTCATCATCTTCCATGGGCAGAACGCATTTCTGCAGTGCCTCAACACCGTGCCCACCAACATGCCACAAAAGGTGCATACGTGCCACACTAGCGGGCTcattcagctgcagcaaaacgAATCTATACATCTGCGTGATATACATCGGGATCGTAATGTGATGCTGCGAGAGGACAACAATCGCAGCTACTTTGGCATTATCAAAGTCTAG
- the LOC108595063 gene encoding protein eiger isoform X1, giving the protein MTAETLKPFITPTSAVNNFPAKQPASVTHSQRRSKQLIPIVLSSIGVLLVIGIFSLTIWQTTRVKQLENNLNSLQREVNSLRQRLGINYLEDLAEFQKEYANLLIHDPSKLDDIESEDDDLEYEAGMDDVDDEDDEDGGNENTDYDEYLDLVKQEKASTQQTTLQTSTDENEAVGSTSSASNDDNVFDDFTSYNESKRKRKERKSRSIAELSHELHNNKLTELKLNKTEQTAETAAAQTHAKKSRQRSRQSRNQRLLIRKSDSTVSAKSIDSNAMTTSSPAAHFHLNRKLSHHEAPIKMHSYQGDMYIGQATASSENQWEQHFSVNNGVLTVLQPGLYYIYAQICYNNTHDQNGFIIFHGQNAFLQCLNTVPTNMPQKVHTCHTSGLIQLQQNESIHLRDIHRDRNVMLREDNNRSYFGIIKV; this is encoded by the exons ATGACGGCGGAGACACTTAAACCGTTTATAACACCAACGAGTGCCGTTAATAATTtcccagccaagcagccagcaaGCGTAACGCACTCCCAGCGCAGGAGCAAGCAGCTCATACCCATTGTGCTCAGCAGCATTGGCGTGCTGCTGGTCATAGGCATCTTTAGCCTAACG ATCTGGCAGACAACACGCGTCAAACAGCTGGAGAATAATCTAAATAGTCTGCAGCGGGAGGTGAATAGTTTACGACAAAGATTGGGCATTAATTATCTGGAGGATTTAGCTGAATTCCAAAAGGAG taCGCCAACTTGCTCATACATGATCCCAGCAAACTGGACGACATTGAGAGCGAGGACGATGACCTAGAGTATGAGGCGGGCATGGATGATGTTGATGACGAGGACGATGAAGATGGTGGCAATGAGAATACCGATTATGATGAATACTTGGATTTGGTCAAGCAGGAAAAGGCAAGCACACAGCAGACTACACTGCAGACCAGCACGGATGAGAACGAGGCTGTGGGATCCACTTCATCAGCTTCGAATGATGATAATGTGTTTGATGATTTCACCAGCTACAATGAATCCAAAAGGAAACGTAAAGAAAG AAAATCTCGCTCTATTGCTGAGCTAAGTCATGAGCTGCATAACAATAAGCTGACTGAGCTGAAGCTGAACAAAACCGAGCAAAC TGCCGAGACTGCAGCAGCCCAGACACATGCTAAGAAATCTCGTCAACGCAGTCGTCAGAGCCGCAATCAGCGTCTGCTCATACGCAAAA GCGACTCTACTGTTTCAGCGAAATCCATTGATTCAAATGCTATGACGACAAGCAGCCCCGCCgcacattttcatttgaatcGCAAATTGTCGCATCATGAAGCtccaataaaaatgcatt CTTATCAAGGTGATATGTATATTGGCCAGGCTACCGCCAGCAGCGAAAATCAGTGGGAGCAACACTTTAGCGTCAACAATGGAGTGCTCACTGTACTGCAGCCTGGACTTTACTACATCTATGCGCAGATCTGTTACAACAACACGCACGATCAGAACGGCTTCATCATCTTCCATGGGCAGAACGCATTTCTGCAGTGCCTCAACACCGTGCCCACCAACATGCCACAAAAGGTGCATACGTGCCACACTAGCGGGCTcattcagctgcagcaaaacgAATCTATACATCTGCGTGATATACATCGGGATCGTAATGTGATGCTGCGAGAGGACAACAATCGCAGCTACTTTGGCATTATCAAAGTCTAG
- the LOC108597573 gene encoding uncharacterized protein LOC108597573 isoform X2 — MAVQFVFAALWAVLALAQTTPQHAGYSLQAAVDELHRREAAKYPLNAPPAHQDDWDEEIAAPSVFRERENQGGNVDAGAATHSELTEQFLREIEEASEHERQERYKAALRQLWEKYQQQENELEQPQDPDLFEQKKRMRMPPYYLLMQKKRSYPVLPWLPYNADKKKRFPVAKRAISDAPLVSKTDERVAQELSELFGKPADQQPIDAKKKRSTEQQLKPAAATTHKPEASGTATALGDMRLEINFQRVNVTNGSQKEATTPEPGAPEQAKHAHAAGHHHKRNEQHSEEESAEHEEHEGEGGEESYEEDDHDEFDDEEGDAETDAEERRRKKKRAANAKHAHAPSVGHLMLRAKKSIDWSQYFGLDLDRKKKAEQGINPNNDANKHSSSEDGNINTNSDEQVEQEQEEEKKKRNIDTDKIDAMDKKLQSVEDFIIDETIKFTGAHEGLNSKNHDEARKLKEQLLSRLATAYSLEKMRRALDNLRVSVDSDNHLLRNVIEPDSDENTLDNRWSSRAKQHFGLKKPQQEEPTDDLIESKRKRSGYMRYPEQPNTMDDALTLNNGGYETLNDAYLGNKNYIIGSNQCPVIESMAERCRSADLISGDLNQELLPLCGVHQICYLCGASQVACDYQYLAEADNLCGSSNECQAAARSVLMILRGAPGRQLGPRECLKNPCLYRAMREIGL, encoded by the exons ATGGCTGTGCAATTTGTATTCGCCGCCTTGTGGGCAGTGCTGGCCTTGGCGCAAACAACACCTCAGCATGCTGGCTATTCACTTCAGGCTGCTGTGGACGAGCTGCATCGACGTGAGGCAGCCAAGTATCCATTGAATGCGCCACCAGCACACCAGGATGATTGGGATGAAG AGATTGCTGCACCCTCCGTCTTCCGCGAGCGTGAGAATCAGGGCGGGAATGTGGACGCCGGCGCAGCCACACACAGCGAGCTAACGGAGCAGTTCCTACGCGAGATCGAGGAGGCCAGCGAGCATGAGCGCCAGGAGCGCTACAAAGCCGCGCTGCGTCAGCTTTGGGAGAAGTATCAGCAGCAGGAGAACGAGCTGGAGCAGCCACAGGATCCCGATCTCTTTGAGCAAAAGAAACGCATGCGCATGCCGCCATATTATTTGCTCATGCAAAAGAAACGTTCCTATCCCGTGCTGCCCTGGCTGCCCTACAATGCCGACAAGAAGAAACGCTTCCCAGTGGCCAAGCGCGCTATCTCGGATGCACCGCTAGTCAGCAAAACGGATGAGCGTGTGGCACAAGAGCTAAGCGAACTATTTGGCAAGCCAGCGGATCAGCAGCCCATCGATGCCAAAAAGAAACGTTCGACagagcagcaactgaagcCAGCAGCCGCCACCACACATAAGCCAGAGGCATCAGGCACTGCCACTGCTTTGGGTGATATGCGTCTAGAGATCAATTTCCAACGCGTTAATGTTACCAATGGCAGCCAGAAAGAAGCCACCACGCCGGAACCTGGCGCGCCTGAGCAAGCGAAGCATGCTCATGCAGCTGGACATCATCACAAGCGCAACGAGCAGCATTCCGAGGAGGAGTCCGCTGAGCATGAGGAGCATGAGGGCGAGGGCGGCGAGGAGAGCTACGAAGAGGATGACCATGATGAGTTTGATGACGAGGAAGGCGATGCCGAGACGGATGCTGAGGAGCGTCGACGCAAGAAGAAGCGCGCGGCCAACGCCAAACATGCTCACGCCCCCAGCGTGGGGCACTTGATGCTGCGCGCCAAGAAATCAATTGACTGGTCGCAGTACTTTGGACTCGATCTCGATCGCAAGAAGAAGGCCGAGCAGGGAATAAACCCTAA caACGATGCCAACAAACACAGCTCCAGCGAGGACGGCAATATTAACACCAACAGCGATGAACAagtggagcaggagcaggaggaagagaagaagaagcgtAACATAGACACCGATAAGATTGATGCTATGGATAAAAAGCTGCAATCTGTGGAGGACTTTATTATTGATGAAACCATCAAATTTACGGGCGCTCATGAGGGTCTCAACAGCAAGAATCACGATGAAGCACGTAAGTTAAAGGAGCAGCTACTGTCACGTCTAGCCACCGCCTACAGTCTGGAGAAGATGCGACGTGCGTTGGACAACTTGCGTGTCTCCGTAGATTCAGATAATCATTTGCTACGCAATGTCATTGAGCCGGACTCCGATGAAAATACGCTGGACAATCGTTGGTCAAGCAGAGCCAAGCAGCACTTTGGTTTGAAGAAGCCGCAACAAGAGGAGCCAACAGA TGACCTGATCGAGTCGAAGAGGAAGCGCAGTGGCTATATGCGCTATCCGGAGCAGCCCAATACCATGGATGATGCCCTGACTTTAAATAATGGCGGCTATGAGACTTTGAACGATGCTTATCTGggcaacaaaaactacatCATTGGCTCCAATCAGTGTCCAGTTATAGAATCAATGGCCGAACGTTGTCGCAGTGCGGATCTCATTTCCGGTGACTTGAATCAGGAACTTTTGCCGCTCTGTGGCGTGCATCAGATTTGCTATCTTTGC GGCGCCTCCCAAGTGGCCTGCGACTATCAATATCTGGCCGAGGCGGACAACTtatgcggcagcagcaacgagtgCCAGGCAGCTGCACGCTCCGTTTTAATGATTCTACGTGGCGCACCGGGTCGCCAGCTGGGACCGCGTGAGTGCTTAAAGAATCCTTGCTTGTATAGAGCTATGCGTGAGATTGGACTTTAA
- the LOC108597573 gene encoding uncharacterized protein LOC108597573 isoform X1 → MAVQFVFAALWAVLALAQTTPQHAGYSLQAAVDELHRREAAKYPLNAPPAHQDDWDEDSDLFGNKYKNRNRHRFNKALAKYLERERNNYEMPYVGQEFDGQANPSNLFVDEKRKRASSPFRERDEQYEIAAPSVFRERENQGGNVDAGAATHSELTEQFLREIEEASEHERQERYKAALRQLWEKYQQQENELEQPQDPDLFEQKKRMRMPPYYLLMQKKRSYPVLPWLPYNADKKKRFPVAKRAISDAPLVSKTDERVAQELSELFGKPADQQPIDAKKKRSTEQQLKPAAATTHKPEASGTATALGDMRLEINFQRVNVTNGSQKEATTPEPGAPEQAKHAHAAGHHHKRNEQHSEEESAEHEEHEGEGGEESYEEDDHDEFDDEEGDAETDAEERRRKKKRAANAKHAHAPSVGHLMLRAKKSIDWSQYFGLDLDRKKKAEQGINPNNDANKHSSSEDGNINTNSDEQVEQEQEEEKKKRNIDTDKIDAMDKKLQSVEDFIIDETIKFTGAHEGLNSKNHDEARKLKEQLLSRLATAYSLEKMRRALDNLRVSVDSDNHLLRNVIEPDSDENTLDNRWSSRAKQHFGLKKPQQEEPTDDLIESKRKRSGYMRYPEQPNTMDDALTLNNGGYETLNDAYLGNKNYIIGSNQCPVIESMAERCRSADLISGDLNQELLPLCGVHQICYLCGASQVACDYQYLAEADNLCGSSNECQAAARSVLMILRGAPGRQLGPRECLKNPCLYRAMREIGL, encoded by the exons ATGGCTGTGCAATTTGTATTCGCCGCCTTGTGGGCAGTGCTGGCCTTGGCGCAAACAACACCTCAGCATGCTGGCTATTCACTTCAGGCTGCTGTGGACGAGCTGCATCGACGTGAGGCAGCCAAGTATCCATTGAATGCGCCACCAGCACACCAGGATGATTGGGATGAAG ATAGCGATTTATTTGGCAACAAGTATAAGAATCGCAACCGTCATAGGTTTAATAAAGCACTTGCCAAGTACTTAGAGCGCGAGCGCAATAACTATGAGATGCCATACGTGGGCCAAGAGTTCGATGGGCAAGCCAATCCCAGTAATCTCTTTGTGGATGAGAAGCGTAAGCGCGCCTCTTCGCCTTTTAGGGAGCGCGATGAGCAGTACG AGATTGCTGCACCCTCCGTCTTCCGCGAGCGTGAGAATCAGGGCGGGAATGTGGACGCCGGCGCAGCCACACACAGCGAGCTAACGGAGCAGTTCCTACGCGAGATCGAGGAGGCCAGCGAGCATGAGCGCCAGGAGCGCTACAAAGCCGCGCTGCGTCAGCTTTGGGAGAAGTATCAGCAGCAGGAGAACGAGCTGGAGCAGCCACAGGATCCCGATCTCTTTGAGCAAAAGAAACGCATGCGCATGCCGCCATATTATTTGCTCATGCAAAAGAAACGTTCCTATCCCGTGCTGCCCTGGCTGCCCTACAATGCCGACAAGAAGAAACGCTTCCCAGTGGCCAAGCGCGCTATCTCGGATGCACCGCTAGTCAGCAAAACGGATGAGCGTGTGGCACAAGAGCTAAGCGAACTATTTGGCAAGCCAGCGGATCAGCAGCCCATCGATGCCAAAAAGAAACGTTCGACagagcagcaactgaagcCAGCAGCCGCCACCACACATAAGCCAGAGGCATCAGGCACTGCCACTGCTTTGGGTGATATGCGTCTAGAGATCAATTTCCAACGCGTTAATGTTACCAATGGCAGCCAGAAAGAAGCCACCACGCCGGAACCTGGCGCGCCTGAGCAAGCGAAGCATGCTCATGCAGCTGGACATCATCACAAGCGCAACGAGCAGCATTCCGAGGAGGAGTCCGCTGAGCATGAGGAGCATGAGGGCGAGGGCGGCGAGGAGAGCTACGAAGAGGATGACCATGATGAGTTTGATGACGAGGAAGGCGATGCCGAGACGGATGCTGAGGAGCGTCGACGCAAGAAGAAGCGCGCGGCCAACGCCAAACATGCTCACGCCCCCAGCGTGGGGCACTTGATGCTGCGCGCCAAGAAATCAATTGACTGGTCGCAGTACTTTGGACTCGATCTCGATCGCAAGAAGAAGGCCGAGCAGGGAATAAACCCTAA caACGATGCCAACAAACACAGCTCCAGCGAGGACGGCAATATTAACACCAACAGCGATGAACAagtggagcaggagcaggaggaagagaagaagaagcgtAACATAGACACCGATAAGATTGATGCTATGGATAAAAAGCTGCAATCTGTGGAGGACTTTATTATTGATGAAACCATCAAATTTACGGGCGCTCATGAGGGTCTCAACAGCAAGAATCACGATGAAGCACGTAAGTTAAAGGAGCAGCTACTGTCACGTCTAGCCACCGCCTACAGTCTGGAGAAGATGCGACGTGCGTTGGACAACTTGCGTGTCTCCGTAGATTCAGATAATCATTTGCTACGCAATGTCATTGAGCCGGACTCCGATGAAAATACGCTGGACAATCGTTGGTCAAGCAGAGCCAAGCAGCACTTTGGTTTGAAGAAGCCGCAACAAGAGGAGCCAACAGA TGACCTGATCGAGTCGAAGAGGAAGCGCAGTGGCTATATGCGCTATCCGGAGCAGCCCAATACCATGGATGATGCCCTGACTTTAAATAATGGCGGCTATGAGACTTTGAACGATGCTTATCTGggcaacaaaaactacatCATTGGCTCCAATCAGTGTCCAGTTATAGAATCAATGGCCGAACGTTGTCGCAGTGCGGATCTCATTTCCGGTGACTTGAATCAGGAACTTTTGCCGCTCTGTGGCGTGCATCAGATTTGCTATCTTTGC GGCGCCTCCCAAGTGGCCTGCGACTATCAATATCTGGCCGAGGCGGACAACTtatgcggcagcagcaacgagtgCCAGGCAGCTGCACGCTCCGTTTTAATGATTCTACGTGGCGCACCGGGTCGCCAGCTGGGACCGCGTGAGTGCTTAAAGAATCCTTGCTTGTATAGAGCTATGCGTGAGATTGGACTTTAA
- the LOC117134655 gene encoding ubiquitin-associated domain-containing protein 1 isoform X2, translating to MIPWMREKFNEKRAKWLARNKQRNSENTNNVNSASDVESSLSLDSGASSSIVRTTEMETQTDGGAGGGGCVLRTPSPARRRRIQLELQLQQEAARDRVPEQANAKTHARLTSASSTVVTDTETVPKSVETTTVRVICPSSRVLIFKTDMNKRLNDLKSEVILELSDDPESIQLFAPDVRHLNPRYRLFRAEYFGGELNEQLTLAQLHVRPNETFILSPRRNTLPQTTTRIREVPGPNDALIESATRFVPNSASTLPVIDINEIFQQSNIQYDVRKVLISLAQASAAIIGAGPYAPRLIAMLKQRLVNRRNHQRDTIQCLVDMGFKREIADHALRIHNGVYSTSLEWLMQNQGDDADRAQSLMNLQQSVSSISPSTIMTNNESIENTAALLQIVRIYSHRDSPPNEDIVEALTEMGFEEAAVITALKKTGNNKASACDWLCENRSGSVIELREGLAPDSPILKVILEMPQVQMTLSNPKTFLAFLAILENENAIRVWRGDNDTTSVITHILQKYHEEKHVMGINQFYMNRW from the exons ATGATACCCTGGATGCGCGAAAAGTTCAACGAGAAGCGCGCCAAGTGGCTAGCCCGCAATAAGCAGCGGAACTCTGAAAACACAAACAATGTCAACAGCGCCAGTGATGTCGAGAGTAGTCTTAGTTTGGATAGTGGTGCGTCCAGCTCCATTGTGCGTACCACTGAAATGGAGACGCAAACAGATGGCGGTGCTGGAGGAGGTGGCTGTGTTTTAAGGACTCCATCGCCGGCTCGAAGACGACGCATACAATTggagctgcaactgcagcaggaGGCGGCAAGAGATCGGGTTCCAGAGCAGGCGAATGC aaaaacaCATGCAAGGCTCACGTCAGCATCGTCGACGGTGGTGACGGATACGGAAACTGTGCCCAAATCGGTCGAAACCACCACTGTGCGCGTTATCTGTCCCAGTTCACGTGTGCTCATCTTTAAGACGGACATGAATAAGCGCCTAAACGATCTGAAGAGTGAGGTTATACTAGAGTTAAGCGACGACCCCGAGTCCATACAGCTGTTTGCGCCCGATGTGCGGCACTTAAATCCACGTTATCGTCTCTTCCGTGCCGAATATTTTGGTGGCGAGCTTAATGAGCAACTGACACTTGCTCAGCTGCATGTACGCCCCAATGAGACCTTCATATTGTCGCCCCGCCGCAACACGCTGCCGCAAACTACGACACGCATACGCGAGGTGCCTGGCCCCAATGATGCGCTCATTGAGAGCGCTACGCGCTTTGTGCCCAACAGCGCCAGCACCTTGCCAGTGATTGACATCAATGAGATCTTTCAGCAGTCGAAT ATACAATACGATGTACGCAAGGTGTTGATTAGCTTAGCGCAAGCCTCGGCAGCGATTATAGGCGCCGGACCTTATGCGCCACGCCTTATAGCCATGTTGAAGCAGCGCCTGGTTAATCGACGCAATCATCAAAGAGACACCATACAGTGCCTGGTGGACATGGGCTTCAAGCGCGAGATAGCTGATCATGCGCTTAGAATTCACAATGGCGTCTATTCCACTTCGTTGGAGTGGCTAATGCAGAATCAAGGCGACGATGCAGATCGCGCACAGTCTCTAATGAATTTGCAGCAAAGCGTTTCCTCCATATCGCCATCAACAATTATGACCAATAAT GAGTCAATAGAGAACACTGCGGCCTTGCTACAAATTGTGCGCATATATAGTCATCGAGATTCGCCCCCCAATGAAGATATTGTGGAGGCGTTAACTGAAATGGGCTTTGAGGAGGCCGCAGTTATTACGGCGCTTAAAAAAACGGGCAATAATAAAGCATCAGCTTGTGATTGGCTCTGTGAGAATCGCTCAGGCAGCGTTATCGAGCTGCGCGAAGGATTGGCGCCGGATTCACCCATACTTAAAGTAATACTGGAAATGCCGCAAGTGCAGATGACGCTAAGCAATCCCAAAACATTTTTAG CCTTTTTGGCCATTTTGGAAAATGAGAATGCAATACGCGTTTGGCGCGGCGATAATGACACCACCTCAGTGATCACACATATCCTGCAGAAGTATCACGAAGAGAAGCATGTAATGGGCATTAATCAGTTCTATATGAATCGCTGGTGA
- the LOC117134655 gene encoding ubiquitin-associated domain-containing protein 1 isoform X1 → MQKLRSLFLRKTHARLTSASSTVVTDTETVPKSVETTTVRVICPSSRVLIFKTDMNKRLNDLKSEVILELSDDPESIQLFAPDVRHLNPRYRLFRAEYFGGELNEQLTLAQLHVRPNETFILSPRRNTLPQTTTRIREVPGPNDALIESATRFVPNSASTLPVIDINEIFQQSNIQYDVRKVLISLAQASAAIIGAGPYAPRLIAMLKQRLVNRRNHQRDTIQCLVDMGFKREIADHALRIHNGVYSTSLEWLMQNQGDDADRAQSLMNLQQSVSSISPSTIMTNNESIENTAALLQIVRIYSHRDSPPNEDIVEALTEMGFEEAAVITALKKTGNNKASACDWLCENRSGSVIELREGLAPDSPILKVILEMPQVQMTLSNPKTFLAFLAILENENAIRVWRGDNDTTSVITHILQKYHEEKHVMGINQFYMNRW, encoded by the exons ATGCAAAAATTGCGCAGTTTGTTTCTCAG aaaaacaCATGCAAGGCTCACGTCAGCATCGTCGACGGTGGTGACGGATACGGAAACTGTGCCCAAATCGGTCGAAACCACCACTGTGCGCGTTATCTGTCCCAGTTCACGTGTGCTCATCTTTAAGACGGACATGAATAAGCGCCTAAACGATCTGAAGAGTGAGGTTATACTAGAGTTAAGCGACGACCCCGAGTCCATACAGCTGTTTGCGCCCGATGTGCGGCACTTAAATCCACGTTATCGTCTCTTCCGTGCCGAATATTTTGGTGGCGAGCTTAATGAGCAACTGACACTTGCTCAGCTGCATGTACGCCCCAATGAGACCTTCATATTGTCGCCCCGCCGCAACACGCTGCCGCAAACTACGACACGCATACGCGAGGTGCCTGGCCCCAATGATGCGCTCATTGAGAGCGCTACGCGCTTTGTGCCCAACAGCGCCAGCACCTTGCCAGTGATTGACATCAATGAGATCTTTCAGCAGTCGAAT ATACAATACGATGTACGCAAGGTGTTGATTAGCTTAGCGCAAGCCTCGGCAGCGATTATAGGCGCCGGACCTTATGCGCCACGCCTTATAGCCATGTTGAAGCAGCGCCTGGTTAATCGACGCAATCATCAAAGAGACACCATACAGTGCCTGGTGGACATGGGCTTCAAGCGCGAGATAGCTGATCATGCGCTTAGAATTCACAATGGCGTCTATTCCACTTCGTTGGAGTGGCTAATGCAGAATCAAGGCGACGATGCAGATCGCGCACAGTCTCTAATGAATTTGCAGCAAAGCGTTTCCTCCATATCGCCATCAACAATTATGACCAATAAT GAGTCAATAGAGAACACTGCGGCCTTGCTACAAATTGTGCGCATATATAGTCATCGAGATTCGCCCCCCAATGAAGATATTGTGGAGGCGTTAACTGAAATGGGCTTTGAGGAGGCCGCAGTTATTACGGCGCTTAAAAAAACGGGCAATAATAAAGCATCAGCTTGTGATTGGCTCTGTGAGAATCGCTCAGGCAGCGTTATCGAGCTGCGCGAAGGATTGGCGCCGGATTCACCCATACTTAAAGTAATACTGGAAATGCCGCAAGTGCAGATGACGCTAAGCAATCCCAAAACATTTTTAG CCTTTTTGGCCATTTTGGAAAATGAGAATGCAATACGCGTTTGGCGCGGCGATAATGACACCACCTCAGTGATCACACATATCCTGCAGAAGTATCACGAAGAGAAGCATGTAATGGGCATTAATCAGTTCTATATGAATCGCTGGTGA